One genomic region from Enoplosus armatus isolate fEnoArm2 chromosome 17, fEnoArm2.hap1, whole genome shotgun sequence encodes:
- the fbxl16 gene encoding F-box/LRR-repeat protein 16 gives MLNMSTPSELKPPCVTRNGMVKLPPSQPNGLGSASITKGTPAAKNRLCQSSSVPSILPPPPSSLPYHHHHHLDGPGMPNSAASFLGSDMEPGKPLMGLKPSFRQLPPLTLPKPMLLERQLVLDEKLLNRLLWYFTTAEKCVLAQVCKTWRKVLYQPKFWEGVTPILHAKELYTLLPNGEKEFVSLQAFALRGFQSFCLVGVSDLDICEFIDNYPLSKKGVRSVSLKRSTITDAGLEVMLEQMQGLMHLELSGCNDFTEAGLWSSLNARLTSLSVSDCINVADDAIAAISQLLPNLSELSLQAYHVTDTAMAYFTAKQGYTTHTLRLHSCWEITNHGVVNMVHSLPNLTALSLSGCSKITDDGVELVAENLRKLRSLDLSWCPRITDMALEYIACDLHKLEELVLDRCVRITDTGLGYLSTMSSLRSLYLRWCCQVQDFGLQHLFGMRSLRLLSLAGCPLLTTTGLSGLIQLQELEELELTNCPGATAELFKYYSQHLPHCMVIE, from the exons ATGTTGAACATGTCCACCCCCAGCGAGCTGAAGCCTCCCTGCGTGACTCGCAACGGCATGGTGAAGTTGCCCCCCAGCCAGCCCAACGGTCTGGGCAGCGCGAGCATCACCAAGGGGACACCTGCTGCCAAGAACCGTCTGTGCCAGTCCTCCTCGGTACCCTCCATCCTGCCCCCTCCGCCATCGTCCCTTccctaccaccaccaccaccacctggaCGGCCCTGGCATGCCCAACTCAGCGGCCTCTTTCTTGGGCTCTGACATGGAGCCTGGGAAGCCTTTGATGGGCCTGAAGCCGTCCTTTCGCCAGCTTCCCCCCCTCACCCTACCCAAACCCATGCTGCTGGAGCGCCAGCTTGTCCTGGATGAGAAGCTGCTCAACCGATTGCTCTGGTACTTTACCACAGCTGAAAAATGCGTGCTGGCGCAGGTATGCAAGACGTGGCGCAAGGTGCTGTACCAGCCCAAGTTCTGGGAGGGCGTGACACCCATCTTGCATGCCAAGGAGCTATATACCCTGCTGCCCAATGGGGAGAAGGAGTTTGTCAGTCTGCAGGCTTTCGCCCTGCGTGGCTTCCAATCTTTTTGTTTAGTGGGCGTGTCAGACCTGGACATTTGTGAGTTCATCGACAACTACCCGCTGTCCAAAAAAGGCGTTCGCTCAGTCAGCCTTAAGAGGTCCACCATCACAGATGCCGGTTTGGAG GTCATGTTGGAGCAAATGCAAGGCCTGATGCACCTTGAGCTGTCGGGCTGCAACGACTTCACGGAGGCCGGCCTGTGGTCCAGCCTGAACGCCCGGCTAACTTCCCTCAGTGTCAGTGACTGCATCAATGTGGCGGATGACGCAATTGCTGCTATCTCACAGCTCCTGCCCAACCTATCAGAGTTGAGCCTCCAGGCCTACCACGTCACTGACACGGCCATGGCCTATTTCACAGCCAAACAG GGCTACACCACCCACACTCTGCGGCTTCACTCCTGCTGGGAGATCACCAATCATGGTGTGGTCAACATGGTGCACAGCCTTCCCAACCTGACTGCCCTCAGCCTCTCTGGTTGCTCCAAGATCACCGACGATGGCGTGGAGCTGGTTGCTGAGAACCTGCGTAAGCTCCGTAGCCTGGACTTGTCCTGGTGCCCTCGGATCACTGACATGGCCCTGGAGTACATTGCCTGTGACCTGCATAAACTGGAAGAACTGGTACTggacag GTGTGTGCGGATCACAGACACCGGCTTGGGCTACTTGTCCACCATGTCATCGTTACGGAGCCTCTATCTGCGTTGGTGCTGTCAg gtgcaAGATTTTGGACTGCAGCATTTGTTTGGAATGAGGAGTCTTCGTCTGCTGTCTCTCGCTG GCTGCCCCCTGCTAACCACCACCGGTCTGTCGGGCCTCAtccagctgcaggagctggaggagctggagctgacCAACTGCCCTGGAGCCACTGCCGAGCTCTTCAAATACTACTCCCAGCACCTGCCCCACTGCATGGTCATCGAGTAA